A stretch of DNA from Cheilinus undulatus linkage group 7, ASM1832078v1, whole genome shotgun sequence:
ACGCAGAAGGATGTTGGTTTTCTCTGTTACAATAACTGTCAAACACAGTCAGCAGATTACTTTGAAATTCATGTATCAGGCGAAGCATTTTAGAGCAAAGTTTGGCCCTGGTTTGGTtgtattaagaaaaacaaaactgagttttaattttttatttatagtttCAAATTTAACTATGAACTTACTCTGCTCAGAGGGGTATTCACGCGTTGGAAGGTACACTGAAGGCCTCCGATTCTGGAGAACCAGcagaaagaggttaaaaattacatttggggtgcatttaaatgtatttatgtgcACAATGAAGTTAAAACATGTCTTTTGATCAAGTTAAtaatgatttaaacattttctaagAAGAATTAAGAGTAAAATGAGAGGTCACATTGACAGAATGAAGACATTCATACAATTATAGGCTACTTACTAACACTTTCAAATAATTCAAATATTCAATACTTTTCAGTATCACATTATACATCACTAAAATCTGTTGCTGTAAAGATCAATAGTAAAGAGAAGTTGCAAAACTTTAACCAATTGAGACTGGATGCAACATTAGTGTTTATATACCATTAAGACTGAATAAGATGCTATCATGCTACCTTTAAAACCTGATGCAGCTGATATTTGATGATACcaatgttaaaccaatgcatctgtgcatccctattttgAATGTGTTAATATCATGTGTCTATTTGCTACTATGGCAGAGAAATAAAAATTGTAGTAAATGCTTATATTCTGAGCAGTTTTTCCAGAAAACCCCAAGGTTCTGGACGTTGTATTTCAAGCAGCCTTGGGTCTGATTGGGTTAAGAACTAGTCTATTTTATAAGACATGGGCTGCACaatattgcatttttgccaatagactggtatttacaaactcattttagctgataccaaaATATGCATCTTTTTAGctgtaaaaacaccaaatgtCACCTGTACAAAGACAGGCTGTGTCAAGCGGAGTGGAGGAAGTAGGTGGCTGACTAGCAACCTAGCCAACCACCTATACTTGATGGCTCAATTGTatctttcaaaaaatatttgagGCCAATATATGATGTATACTGCAGACATGTACGGTTTATATATCGACAGTAAATACTGGTGTAAATTTACACATCTGCTGATGctgatatttaactttttaagttaatttCTGCTGATTCAGCTATCATGCtgataaaaatgtgcatacTGTACTAATTACAACCGAAAACCCACAAATtatctaaactgcacaaatgtgTCGGCAAAGCTTGAGTTCTGTTGTTGTGACAGTTAGACTGTGTGCATATGCCTGGAACTCCTACCAGTGCTAcagtggtatcaaaacaggtatcaGTATCATTTGATTCCTGCTAGTAATATGTCAAGAGTTTAAAGTTTGCAAGGCAACCTTAAACTGCAAACATTAATATGATATGTGTATTTGTAAGATACTTACAGATGCTTTACAAACCGAGTCTGCGTGAAACCTGCTGAAGTTGCTCTTGTTGTAGACAGGAAGTCCTTTTAAGAAGTCAGCCTGTGGGAAGAGGGAAAAGCTCTGCTTTACTGAATGCTTTTccttttgtcttgttttcattctgaTCATTCAGACTTCTTAAATTGTTGAATATATCAGTCCAACATAAATAATATATCTTAAACAAGCCGGCAGATTCCCCTGTGGCATTTATGTGTTGTCTTTAGTGTATATGCTGAGACTTTTCTGGTGCAGATGTTTAACAGGCGCAGGGAATGCAAATGACTAGCGTTTCGGACAGAGGATAACAGTGAATGAGTCAGTACTGGGCGTTCCCTCCTCTTAGCAACCCAAACACGCTAACAGGCCTGCACCATCCACAGTCAGCTCACAGCAGTGGGAGATTGTATCACAGTGTATCAGCACACTACACAGCAAGTGGTTTCAAATTAGCGAGTCAGAGCTGAGCAGCTTAGAGAGCAAAGCGATGCCGGCTTGGCCTTGGTGAATGGATGCCAACAGGAGAAGCAGGTGTGGCTAACAGCTATCTGTTACCAATAACGTTAGCTACTAGCTCGGTATTATTATCATATACCCTCTGAGAACTGTGATACATGTTCGGAAAAAGCTACTGGGTTACGTTTGGGGGATAAATACCTTCTCCATAACGGTGGAAACGTGAGAAATGCCCAACAGCGAAACCCCGAGGTGTGGACTTAGCTTGGTGTTTCTTCTGTGATGGAAGGCAGTGTAAGCATGTAACGGTTAGCCGCGCTAGCTTACGAGCTACTTCACCGAGACAGCTGTCCTATCGGGCCCTCTCGGTAA
This window harbors:
- the dda1 gene encoding DET1- and DDB1-associated protein 1; this encodes MEKADFLKGLPVYNKSNFSRFHADSVCKASNRRPSVYLPTREYPSEQIIVTEKTNILLRYLHQQWDKKNAAKKREQEQAEGDSPAPPRKIARTDSQEMNEDS